Proteins from a genomic interval of Quercus lobata isolate SW786 chromosome 11, ValleyOak3.0 Primary Assembly, whole genome shotgun sequence:
- the LOC115966812 gene encoding uncharacterized protein LOC115966812, with product MGFTITQGLMLVLLIASTMAVSIARPFGNSINTQTSNKIIVGDSYHWNYGFNYIEWATKHGPFYLNDTLVFKYDPPTPKTFPHSVYLLSNHESFIKCDLKNAKMQGNTKQGAGNGFEFVLKESQPHYFACGEHDGIHCLNGTMKFFVMPIDRNYR from the exons ATGGGTTTCACAATTACGCAAGGACTCATGCTAGTGTTGCTGATTGCTTCCACAATGGCAGTTAGCATAGCCAGGCCATTTGGGAATTCCATTAATACACAGACTTCCAACAAGATCATTGTGGGTGACTCGTACCACTGGAATTATGGCTTTAACTACATCGAATGGGCAACAAAACATGGCCCTTTCTACTTAAATGACACTCTAG TTTTCAAATATGATCCACCAACTCCAAAAACATTTCCTCACAGTGTTTACTTGCTATCAAACCATGAGAGCTTCATTAAATGTGACCTGAAAAATGCCAAGATGCAGGGAAATACAAAACAAGGAGCTGGGAACGGCTTTGAGTTTGTGCTGAAAGAGTCGCAGCCTCACTATTTTGCTTGCGGTGAGCACGATGGCATTCATTGCCTGAATGGAACAATGAAGTTTTTTGTGATGCCAATAGACCGGAACTATAGATAA